A single Blastopirellula retiformator DNA region contains:
- the glpK gene encoding glycerol kinase GlpK yields MQQYILAFDQGTTSSRSIVFDHNGKIVGRSQQEFRQILPTPGHVEHDPEDIWRTQIETAQAAIAAAQVEIEQIAAIGVTNQRETTLLWERATGKPVANAIVWQSRISTPICHQLSHDGHGATIRERSGLIIDPYFAGTKIRYLLDSDPTLRRRAEAGELCFGTVDSYLLWRMTGGKLHVTDVTNASRTMLMNIHTLQWDPELLEILDVPAAILPEIRSSSEVYGMCDASLLGREIPIAGIAGDQQAATFGQTCFEVGSAKNTYGTGAFLLMNVGHEPILSDNNLLTTVGWKVGDQTTYCLEGSVFVAGAVVQWLRDGLGVIENSSDVEKLANSVEDNDGVYFVPAFVGLGAPYWDPRARGTIIGLTRGTTAGHIAKAAIESMAYQTRDLVEAMQRDAGVALAQLQVDGGAAVNDELMQFQADLLGTKVRRPQVFETTALGAAYLAGLAVGYWDDFTALKRNWQLDREFDAADDRAEVERQYGQWLRAVGRSRDWAQEE; encoded by the coding sequence GTGCAACAATACATCCTCGCCTTCGATCAAGGGACGACGTCGAGCCGCTCGATCGTCTTTGATCACAACGGCAAGATCGTTGGGCGAAGCCAACAAGAGTTTCGCCAAATTCTGCCTACGCCGGGGCATGTCGAACATGACCCGGAAGACATCTGGCGCACACAGATCGAAACGGCCCAAGCCGCCATCGCCGCCGCTCAAGTCGAAATCGAGCAGATCGCCGCCATCGGCGTCACCAATCAGCGCGAGACGACGCTGCTGTGGGAGCGGGCCACCGGCAAACCGGTCGCCAACGCCATCGTCTGGCAAAGCCGGATCTCGACGCCGATCTGCCACCAGCTTTCGCACGATGGGCATGGCGCCACGATCCGTGAGCGATCGGGCTTGATTATTGATCCCTACTTCGCCGGCACCAAGATTCGCTATTTGCTCGACTCCGATCCAACCCTGCGTCGCCGCGCCGAAGCGGGCGAGCTTTGCTTCGGCACGGTCGACTCGTACCTGCTGTGGCGGATGACCGGCGGCAAGTTGCATGTCACCGACGTGACCAACGCCAGCCGCACGATGCTGATGAATATCCATACGCTGCAGTGGGATCCAGAGCTGCTCGAGATCCTCGACGTTCCCGCTGCGATCTTGCCTGAGATCCGCAGCAGCAGCGAAGTCTACGGCATGTGCGACGCATCGCTGCTGGGACGCGAAATCCCGATCGCTGGTATCGCCGGCGATCAGCAAGCGGCGACCTTCGGGCAGACCTGCTTTGAGGTCGGCAGCGCGAAGAACACTTACGGAACCGGCGCCTTCCTGCTGATGAACGTCGGGCACGAGCCGATCTTGTCAGACAACAATCTGCTGACGACCGTCGGCTGGAAAGTGGGAGATCAGACGACCTACTGCCTGGAGGGATCGGTCTTTGTGGCCGGAGCGGTCGTCCAGTGGCTCCGCGATGGCCTGGGCGTGATCGAAAACTCCAGCGACGTCGAAAAACTAGCGAACTCGGTCGAAGACAATGACGGCGTCTATTTTGTCCCTGCGTTTGTGGGACTTGGCGCACCCTATTGGGATCCACGAGCCCGCGGCACAATTATTGGCCTGACGCGCGGCACAACGGCTGGGCACATCGCCAAAGCGGCGATCGAGTCAATGGCCTACCAGACGCGCGATCTGGTCGAAGCGATGCAGCGCGACGCTGGCGTTGCGCTGGCGCAACTGCAGGTCGATGGCGGCGCCGCAGTCAATGACGAACTAATGCAGTTCCAAGCCGACTTGCTCGGTACAAAGGTCCGGCGGCCGCAGGTCTTTGAGACGACCGCGCTGGGTGCGGCTTATCTCGCTGGACTGGCAGTCGGCTATTGGGACGACTT